A portion of the uncultured Bacteroides sp. genome contains these proteins:
- a CDS encoding methylglyoxal synthase produces MEKLIRKIGLVAHDAMKKDLIEWVVWNSELLVGHKFYCTGTTGTLILAALKEKHPEIEWDFTILKSGPLGGDQQMGSRVVDGEIDYLFFFTDPMTLQPHDTDVKALTRLAGVENIVFCCNRSTADHIISSPLFVDPDYERTHPDYSGYTKRFENQSVVMEAVESVNKRKQAKK; encoded by the coding sequence ACATGATGCTATGAAGAAAGACCTGATTGAATGGGTGGTTTGGAACTCTGAGTTGTTGGTGGGACACAAGTTTTATTGCACTGGCACTACCGGTACGCTAATTCTTGCCGCCTTAAAAGAGAAACATCCCGAGATAGAGTGGGATTTTACAATCCTAAAATCTGGCCCGTTGGGAGGTGATCAGCAGATGGGATCACGTGTTGTAGATGGAGAAATTGATTACCTCTTCTTTTTTACTGATCCGATGACATTGCAACCACATGATACAGATGTGAAGGCACTTACTCGTCTTGCCGGTGTGGAGAATATCGTCTTTTGTTGTAATCGTTCTACTGCGGACCATATTATTTCCAGCCCTCTATTTGTTGATCCCGATTACGAAAGAACACATCCTGATTATTCCGGATATACTAAACGCTTTGAAAATCAATCTGTTGTGATGGAAGCTGTAGAATCAGTGAATAAGAGGAAGCAAGCAAAAAAATGA
- the rplM gene encoding 50S ribosomal protein L13 gives MDTLSYKTISANKATVTKEWVVVDATDQSLGRLGAKVAKLLRGKYKPNFTPHVDCGDNVIIINADKVKLTGNKWNDRIYLSYTGYPGGQREITPARMQAKPNGDDKLMRKVVKGMLPKNKLGDKLLGNMYVYAGGEHKHEAQCPKTIDINLLK, from the coding sequence GTGGATACTTTAAGTTACAAGACCATTTCTGCAAATAAAGCGACAGTGACCAAAGAATGGGTTGTTGTTGATGCCACAGATCAGTCTTTGGGACGTCTGGGAGCAAAAGTTGCGAAACTGTTGAGAGGTAAGTATAAACCAAACTTTACCCCTCACGTGGACTGCGGTGATAACGTAATTATCATTAACGCAGACAAAGTAAAATTAACAGGGAATAAATGGAATGATAGAATCTATCTGTCATATACAGGATACCCCGGTGGTCAGAGAGAAATAACTCCTGCCCGTATGCAAGCAAAGCCTAATGGTGACGACAAATTGATGAGAAAAGTTGTTAAGGGTATGCTTCCTAAAAATAAGCTGGGTGATAAACTACTGGGTAACATGTATGTTTACGCAGGTGGTGAGCACAAACATGAAGCTCAATGCCCAAAAACAATTGATATAAACCTACTTAAATAA
- the rpsI gene encoding 30S ribosomal protein S9: protein MEVINALGRRKRAIARVFVSEGTGKITINKRDLAQYFPSTILQYVVKQPLNKLDAAEKYDIKVNLSGGGFTGQSQALRLAISRALVKINAEDKSALRSEGFMTRDPRSVERKKPGRPKARKRFQFSKR from the coding sequence ATGGAAGTAATAAATGCATTAGGCAGACGTAAACGCGCAATCGCTCGCGTATTCGTTAGCGAAGGTACAGGAAAGATTACTATCAACAAGAGAGACCTTGCACAGTACTTTCCATCAACTATTCTTCAGTATGTAGTGAAACAACCATTGAACAAGCTTGATGCTGCTGAAAAGTATGACATCAAAGTAAACTTGTCGGGTGGTGGCTTTACTGGTCAGTCTCAGGCTTTGCGTTTAGCAATTTCTCGTGCACTGGTTAAAATCAACGCTGAAGATAAATCTGCTCTCCGTTCTGAAGGCTTTATGACACGTGATCCTCGTTCTGTAGAACGTAAGAAACCAGGTCGTCCAAAAGCTCGTAAGAGATTCCAGTTCAGTAAACGTTAA
- the rpsB gene encoding 30S ribosomal protein S2, protein MSRTNFDILLEAGCHFGHLKRKWNPSMAPYIFMERNGIHIIDLHKTVAKVDEAAEALKQIAKSGKKVLFVATKKQAKQIVADRAASVNMPYVIERWPGGMLTNFPTIRKAVKKMTTIDKLTSDGTYSNLSKREVLQISRQRAKLDKTLGSIADLTRLPSALFIVDVMKENIAVREANRLGIPVFAIVDTNSDPSNIDFVIPANDDATKSIEVILEACCMAMQEGLEERKAEKVDLEAAGEASVSKGKKRPAKARLDKSDEEAINAAKAAAFLKEDEEA, encoded by the coding sequence ATGTCAAGAACAAATTTCGATATATTATTGGAAGCCGGTTGCCACTTCGGACACCTTAAGAGAAAGTGGAATCCATCTATGGCTCCTTATATTTTTATGGAACGCAATGGTATTCATATCATTGACCTCCACAAGACTGTTGCAAAAGTGGACGAAGCTGCTGAAGCTCTGAAACAAATTGCAAAATCAGGCAAGAAAGTCCTTTTTGTTGCTACTAAAAAACAAGCGAAACAGATTGTTGCTGATAGAGCTGCATCTGTGAATATGCCTTATGTTATTGAACGCTGGCCGGGTGGTATGTTGACTAACTTCCCAACAATCCGTAAAGCCGTTAAGAAAATGACTACTATCGACAAGTTAACTAGCGATGGTACTTATTCTAATCTTTCTAAAAGAGAAGTTCTTCAGATTTCACGTCAACGTGCAAAGCTAGATAAGACTTTAGGTTCTATTGCAGACCTTACTCGTCTTCCGTCTGCTCTTTTCATCGTAGATGTTATGAAAGAAAATATAGCTGTTCGTGAAGCTAATCGTTTAGGAATACCTGTATTTGCAATTGTTGATACTAATTCAGATCCTTCAAATATTGATTTTGTGATCCCTGCAAATGACGATGCTACAAAATCTATTGAAGTTATTCTTGAAGCTTGCTGCATGGCTATGCAAGAAGGTCTTGAAGAAAGAAAAGCTGAAAAGGTTGACTTGGAAGCTGCAGGTGAAGCTTCTGTCTCAAAAGGTAAGAAGAGACCGGCAAAAGCAAGACTTGATAAATCGGATGAGGAAGCAATCAATGCAGCTAAGGCTGCTGCTTTCTTGAAAGAAGACGAAGAAGCTTAA
- the tsf gene encoding translation elongation factor Ts has translation MAVTMADITHLRKMTGAGMMDCKNALTEADSDFEKAVEIIRKKGQAVAAKRSDRDASEGCVLAKTTGDYAAMIALKCETDFVAKNADFVALTNEILDLAIANKCTDIEAVKALPMGKSTVGDAIIDRIGITGEKMELDGYGFVEGPTTSIYIHPGNKLATIASFNQPNVEAQVAHEIAMQIAAMNPISLDPESVPAEVLASEKEIAADKARQEGKPDNMIEKIAMGRINKFYKEVCLLQQEYVKDSKLTVAQFLDSSSKGLTVTAFKRFTLNVD, from the coding sequence ATGGCTGTAACAATGGCAGATATAACCCACCTGCGCAAAATGACAGGTGCCGGTATGATGGATTGCAAGAATGCTTTGACAGAAGCTGACAGCGATTTTGAAAAAGCAGTGGAAATTATTCGTAAAAAAGGTCAGGCTGTCGCTGCAAAGCGTTCTGATCGTGATGCGTCTGAAGGATGTGTATTAGCCAAGACAACCGGTGATTACGCAGCGATGATTGCGCTGAAATGCGAAACTGATTTCGTTGCAAAGAATGCTGATTTCGTTGCTCTTACTAACGAAATTCTTGATTTGGCTATTGCTAATAAGTGCACAGACATTGAGGCTGTAAAGGCTCTTCCAATGGGAAAAAGCACTGTAGGTGATGCTATTATTGACCGTATTGGTATTACCGGTGAAAAAATGGAACTGGATGGATATGGCTTTGTTGAAGGCCCTACAACTTCTATCTATATTCACCCGGGAAATAAACTTGCTACGATTGCATCTTTCAATCAACCTAACGTTGAGGCACAAGTTGCTCACGAGATTGCGATGCAAATAGCTGCAATGAACCCAATTTCATTGGATCCTGAAAGTGTTCCTGCTGAAGTACTTGCCAGTGAGAAAGAAATTGCGGCTGACAAAGCACGTCAAGAAGGCAAACCTGACAATATGATTGAGAAAATAGCAATGGGTCGCATCAATAAATTCTATAAGGAAGTTTGTTTGCTTCAACAAGAATATGTGAAGGACAGTAAGTTAACTGTTGCTCAATTCTTGGATAGCTCAAGCAAAGGTCTTACTGTTACTGCTTTCAAGCGCTTTACGCTTAACGTAGATTAA
- a CDS encoding translation initiation factor has translation MKNNDWKERLNVVYSTNPDYNYESENNEEQATVEPNKQNLRVQLDKKNRGGKVVTLITGFVGTENELKELGKLLKSKCGVGGSAKDHEIIIQGDFKLKIIDLLKKEGYVKTKPIG, from the coding sequence ATGAAAAATAATGATTGGAAAGAACGATTGAATGTAGTTTACTCTACCAATCCAGACTACAACTACGAGAGCGAGAATAATGAAGAACAGGCAACAGTGGAGCCTAATAAGCAAAACCTGCGCGTGCAGCTTGATAAGAAAAACAGGGGAGGAAAAGTTGTTACGCTCATTACCGGATTTGTTGGTACGGAAAATGAGCTTAAGGAATTAGGCAAATTGCTTAAAAGTAAATGTGGCGTGGGCGGCTCTGCTAAAGACCATGAAATCATTATACAAGGCGACTTCAAGCTAAAAATAATAGATTTGTTAAAGAAAGAAGGATATGTAAAGACAAAGCCTATAGGCTAA
- a CDS encoding DUF5686 and carboxypeptidase regulatory-like domain-containing protein, with product MKRRLISIVICILSLPVLSQTFKGRVTDEKGNPIPYASLYLRELHSGSTTDDNGFFQTTLKSGRYTCEVSSIGFTQKVLTIQVPTEGLEQNIVLSERIYQLNEVSIRRNAEDPAYTVIRHAIARAPYYRTQLKSFTAGTYLKGTGKVKEIPLIFKLSKEVRKTSKKLEGKLFVLEEQREVSFAAPNKWENQIKAYSNSFPDEVKINLGLTTINMYAPELFGKVSPLSPGAFSYYRFKIEGCYAEGEHLVNKIRVIPKKNSPKLLSGYLYIIEDLWCISAAELSLDGGGLKATIKVTCKEVKPTVFLATSTSMNCAIDVVGIKAEASYLAAVHYRKVETNKEPLTAQQLTSAANANATAARLMTKKQRKVLEQIEQITSKEELSTADAYKLSKLMTKSIELSDTLRSKNKYERRLRVNETNTKTDSLAGQKDSLYWATVRSVPLRPEEMESYVRKEKLTVVKDSLTKKGNGSSSVAVGSSDGILNTLVSGNTFRTKDKNAWLRLYSLASYVPEYNFVDGLWVGAKLTAGINLSKKSALSFTPKLYYTTSRKKLLGSGSLSLEYAPRGGGNLTISGGVLSADYNEENGESRLFNGISSLLFARNEVKLYEKHFLSLNNNIELTNGLQFSTSLQWQRRRTLTNTISGSLFNESAKSNIPGNGKFVVMPENDLLKSSFILAYTPAHYYHMVEGKKNYEDSAFPTFTLVYERAFPMNGSRYISSYHRVEFSAKHTVEFGMFNRLSWYANAGSFFHAKGLQFPDYKHFATTNLPFTERGFSEGFSLPGNYSYSTATRWAQTNLMWSTPYLLLKHLPFLQKKGFDEALHLRSLIAYDRKPYFEIGYSVGFLDFARIGVFGGFDNLKHHSTGVSASISLPK from the coding sequence ATGAAACGACGACTCATTTCTATTGTTATTTGCATTCTTTCTCTGCCCGTATTGAGCCAAACGTTTAAGGGAAGGGTGACGGATGAAAAAGGAAATCCTATTCCTTATGCATCTCTCTATTTGCGTGAACTACATTCCGGATCTACTACAGATGACAATGGCTTTTTTCAGACGACTTTAAAATCAGGGCGTTATACATGTGAGGTTTCATCCATCGGATTTACTCAGAAAGTATTGACGATACAGGTGCCGACAGAGGGCTTGGAACAAAATATTGTTCTCTCGGAACGAATATATCAGTTGAATGAGGTAAGCATACGTCGCAATGCCGAAGATCCTGCATATACTGTCATCCGGCATGCAATCGCTCGTGCTCCTTATTATAGAACTCAATTGAAAAGCTTTACTGCAGGAACCTATCTCAAAGGTACAGGTAAAGTGAAAGAAATTCCTCTCATCTTCAAATTGTCTAAAGAAGTAAGGAAGACATCAAAGAAATTGGAAGGCAAATTGTTTGTGCTCGAAGAACAACGTGAAGTCTCTTTTGCGGCACCCAATAAATGGGAAAATCAAATAAAAGCGTATTCCAACTCTTTTCCTGATGAAGTTAAGATTAATCTGGGTTTAACTACTATTAACATGTATGCTCCGGAATTGTTTGGAAAGGTTTCTCCTTTGAGCCCCGGGGCATTTTCTTATTACCGCTTCAAAATTGAAGGTTGTTATGCTGAGGGAGAACACTTGGTGAACAAGATTCGGGTGATTCCGAAAAAGAATAGTCCCAAGTTGCTTTCGGGTTATCTGTATATTATAGAAGATCTTTGGTGCATCTCTGCTGCCGAATTATCATTAGACGGAGGTGGATTAAAGGCGACTATAAAGGTGACTTGTAAGGAAGTGAAGCCTACGGTGTTCCTTGCTACTTCTACCAGCATGAATTGCGCTATTGACGTTGTGGGTATTAAAGCGGAAGCTTCTTATCTTGCAGCAGTGCATTATCGAAAGGTTGAGACAAATAAGGAACCGCTTACTGCCCAACAGTTAACCTCCGCAGCCAATGCAAATGCTACTGCTGCACGTCTTATGACCAAGAAGCAACGGAAGGTGCTTGAGCAAATAGAACAGATCACTTCGAAAGAAGAACTCTCTACTGCTGACGCTTACAAGCTATCGAAATTGATGACAAAATCCATTGAACTCTCTGATACTCTTCGCTCTAAGAATAAATATGAACGAAGGTTAAGGGTAAACGAAACCAACACGAAGACGGATTCTCTGGCAGGGCAAAAAGATTCGTTGTACTGGGCTACTGTGAGGAGTGTGCCTCTGCGACCTGAAGAAATGGAAAGCTATGTACGCAAAGAGAAGCTGACAGTCGTGAAAGATTCTCTCACGAAGAAGGGGAATGGTTCTTCTAGTGTTGCTGTTGGCTCATCAGATGGAATTTTAAATACACTAGTCTCTGGCAATACATTCCGAACAAAAGACAAGAATGCTTGGTTGCGCCTTTACAGTCTTGCTTCTTATGTGCCTGAATATAACTTTGTTGATGGGCTTTGGGTGGGAGCGAAGCTGACAGCAGGAATAAATCTATCAAAGAAATCGGCTCTAAGTTTTACACCTAAGCTTTATTATACCACCTCTCGCAAAAAACTTTTGGGTAGTGGCTCCCTTTCTCTGGAGTATGCGCCTCGCGGAGGAGGAAACTTAACAATAAGTGGAGGAGTGCTTTCTGCTGATTATAACGAAGAGAATGGAGAATCACGCTTATTCAATGGTATATCCTCTCTACTTTTTGCCCGTAATGAAGTGAAGTTATACGAAAAGCATTTTCTCTCTTTGAATAATAACATTGAATTGACCAATGGATTACAATTTTCGACTTCGCTTCAATGGCAGCGCAGACGAACATTGACCAATACCATTTCCGGTAGTTTGTTTAATGAATCTGCAAAGTCTAATATTCCGGGAAACGGCAAGTTTGTGGTAATGCCGGAAAATGATCTTTTAAAATCTTCTTTTATTTTAGCTTACACTCCTGCGCATTATTACCACATGGTGGAAGGGAAGAAGAATTATGAAGATTCTGCTTTTCCTACTTTTACATTGGTTTATGAGCGTGCCTTTCCGATGAATGGAAGTAGATATATTTCCTCTTATCACCGTGTTGAATTTTCTGCGAAACATACGGTGGAGTTTGGGATGTTCAATCGTCTGAGTTGGTATGCCAATGCTGGAAGTTTCTTTCATGCTAAAGGATTGCAATTCCCTGATTATAAGCATTTTGCGACAACCAATCTTCCGTTTACCGAACGAGGCTTTAGTGAAGGATTTTCACTGCCGGGGAATTACAGTTACTCCACCGCCACTCGTTGGGCACAAACCAATTTGATGTGGAGCACTCCCTATTTGCTACTTAAGCATCTGCCTTTTCTCCAAAAAAAAGGTTTTGACGAGGCATTGCATTTGCGCTCGCTTATAGCTTATGATCGTAAACCTTATTTTGAAATTGGATATTCTGTTGGATTTCTTGACTTTGCCCGCATAGGTGTTTTTGGCGGGTTTGATAATTTGAAACATCATTCCACTGGAGTTTCTGCCAGTATATCCCTGCCAAAGTAA
- a CDS encoding redox-sensing transcriptional repressor Rex, producing MSNQIHHKDIAKVPEPTLRRLPWYLSNVKLLKQKGEQYVSSTQISKEINIDASQIAKDLSYVNITGRTRVGYEVDVLIEVLEDFLGFTNMHKAFLFGVGSLGGALLRDSGLTHFGLKIVAAFDVNPDIVGTSINGIPIFHSNDFAKKMREYEVNIGVLTVPIEIAQQITDTMVGGGVKAVWNFTPFRIRVPEDIVVQNTSLYAHLAVMFNRLNFNER from the coding sequence ATGAGCAATCAAATACATCACAAAGATATCGCAAAAGTGCCGGAACCTACATTACGCAGGCTTCCGTGGTATCTTTCTAATGTCAAATTGCTAAAGCAGAAGGGTGAACAATATGTCTCCTCCACTCAAATTTCGAAGGAGATCAATATTGATGCGTCTCAGATAGCTAAAGATCTTTCTTATGTTAATATTACAGGTCGCACGCGTGTGGGCTATGAGGTAGATGTTCTGATAGAGGTTCTCGAAGATTTTCTGGGCTTTACCAATATGCATAAAGCCTTTCTTTTTGGCGTTGGTAGCCTAGGTGGTGCTTTGTTGCGCGACTCGGGTTTGACTCATTTTGGGCTGAAGATCGTTGCAGCATTCGATGTCAATCCGGATATTGTAGGAACGAGTATTAATGGAATTCCTATTTTTCATTCGAATGATTTTGCGAAAAAAATGAGAGAGTACGAAGTCAATATTGGTGTTCTTACCGTACCTATTGAGATTGCTCAGCAAATAACCGATACGATGGTGGGCGGAGGTGTTAAAGCTGTATGGAATTTCACCCCTTTTCGTATACGTGTACCGGAAGATATTGTCGTGCAAAACACTTCTCTATATGCCCATTTGGCAGTTATGTTCAATCGTTTAAATTTTAATGAGCGCTAA
- a CDS encoding fumarylacetoacetate hydrolase family protein — translation MKIIAIGMNYAQHNKELGHTSVNEEPVIFMKPDSAILKDSKPFFIPDFSEEIHYETEIVVRINRLGKNIAPRFAKRYYDAVTVGIDFTARDLQRKFREAGHPWELCKGFDDSAAIGKFVPVDRFADVQQLHFHLNIDDKTVQQGFTADMLFRIDDIIAYVSRFVTLKIGDLLFTGTPAGVGPVRVGQHLQGYLEEEKLLDFYIR, via the coding sequence ATGAAGATTATAGCTATAGGGATGAATTACGCTCAGCATAATAAAGAGCTGGGACACACATCTGTCAACGAAGAGCCGGTTATCTTTATGAAGCCTGATTCAGCCATACTTAAAGACAGTAAACCATTTTTTATACCAGACTTTTCTGAAGAGATACATTACGAGACCGAAATAGTGGTTCGTATCAATCGTTTGGGCAAGAATATTGCCCCTCGCTTTGCTAAGCGTTATTATGATGCCGTTACAGTAGGTATTGATTTTACTGCCCGTGATTTGCAGCGTAAGTTTCGTGAGGCAGGACATCCTTGGGAACTCTGCAAGGGATTTGATGATTCTGCTGCTATTGGGAAATTTGTGCCTGTTGACCGGTTTGCTGATGTGCAGCAACTACATTTTCATCTGAATATTGATGATAAAACTGTTCAGCAAGGTTTTACTGCGGATATGCTTTTTCGGATAGATGATATTATCGCTTATGTCAGTCGTTTTGTTACACTGAAGATAGGTGATTTATTATTCACAGGTACACCCGCCGGAGTAGGTCCGGTTCGTGTTGGCCAACATTTGCAAGGTTATCTGGAAGAGGAGAAACTGCTTGATTTTTATATTCGCTGA
- the ispF gene encoding 2-C-methyl-D-erythritol 2,4-cyclodiphosphate synthase — protein MKIRVGFGFDVHQLVENRELWIGGIRLEHEKGLLGHSDADVLVHAICDALLGAANMRDIGYHFPDTAGEFKNIDSKILLSKTVELLRSKGYQIGNIDATVCAERPKLKAHIPAMQETLADVMGIDVDDISIKATTTEKLGFTGREEGISAYATVLITK, from the coding sequence ATGAAAATAAGAGTAGGATTTGGATTCGATGTTCATCAATTGGTCGAAAATCGCGAATTATGGATAGGGGGTATCCGTCTTGAACACGAGAAAGGCTTACTTGGTCATTCTGATGCTGATGTGTTGGTACATGCCATTTGTGATGCTTTGTTAGGAGCAGCCAATATGCGCGACATTGGCTATCATTTTCCAGATACTGCCGGTGAGTTTAAGAATATAGACAGTAAAATACTTCTGAGTAAAACAGTAGAACTTCTTCGTAGTAAGGGATATCAGATCGGCAATATTGATGCAACCGTTTGTGCTGAACGTCCTAAGCTGAAAGCGCACATCCCTGCCATGCAAGAGACTCTTGCCGACGTAATGGGCATTGACGTTGATGATATTTCTATCAAAGCCACTACCACAGAGAAGCTCGGATTTACGGGGCGTGAAGAAGGAATTTCCGCTTATGCTACGGTGTTGATCACAAAATAG
- a CDS encoding inorganic phosphate transporter, whose protein sequence is MILLIIVIALGLIFDFINGFHDAANSIATVVTTRVLTPFQAVLWAAAFNFIAFFVAKYIFGEFGIADTVSKTVLKEYITLPIILSGLIAAISWNLATWWSGIPSSSSHTLIGGFAGAAICASGFQAIHTAVIIKIALFIILAPLIGMIISAIITIGVLWIFKGVNARTAENSFRKLQLISSGLFSLGHGLNDSQKVMGIIATAMISYGAIDSVESMPDWVPLSCFAAIGLGTMSGGWRIVKTMGSKITKVTALEGVCAETAGALTLFITEILKIPVSTTHTITGSIMGVGAVKRLSAVRWGVTINLMWAWVLTIPVSALLASIIYLIVDFIGIK, encoded by the coding sequence ATGATATTATTGATTATTGTTATTGCATTAGGACTCATCTTCGACTTTATCAACGGTTTTCATGATGCAGCCAATTCTATTGCAACGGTCGTAACAACCCGTGTTCTAACTCCTTTTCAAGCCGTTCTGTGGGCTGCCGCCTTTAATTTCATCGCATTCTTCGTTGCCAAATATATTTTTGGTGAGTTTGGCATTGCCGACACTGTGTCTAAAACAGTTTTGAAGGAATACATTACACTTCCTATTATTCTCTCGGGCCTGATAGCCGCTATTAGCTGGAACCTTGCAACATGGTGGTCGGGAATTCCTTCTTCGTCCTCACATACTTTGATTGGTGGATTTGCAGGAGCAGCAATTTGCGCCTCAGGTTTCCAAGCAATCCACACTGCTGTGATTATAAAAATTGCCCTGTTTATCATCCTGGCTCCACTCATTGGCATGATCATCTCGGCAATAATCACAATTGGAGTATTGTGGATATTCAAGGGAGTGAATGCCCGAACTGCGGAGAATTCATTTAGAAAGCTTCAGCTGATATCTTCCGGATTATTTAGTTTGGGACATGGGTTAAATGATTCTCAAAAAGTAATGGGTATTATTGCCACAGCGATGATTTCCTACGGTGCTATTGACTCTGTTGAATCAATGCCCGATTGGGTTCCTCTATCTTGTTTTGCAGCTATAGGCTTAGGCACTATGAGTGGTGGATGGCGCATTGTTAAAACGATGGGAAGTAAAATAACAAAGGTTACCGCCTTGGAGGGCGTATGTGCTGAAACAGCAGGTGCCCTTACCCTTTTCATCACTGAGATTCTTAAGATTCCTGTAAGTACTACACACACCATCACAGGCTCTATCATGGGAGTAGGAGCAGTCAAAAGACTGTCAGCCGTTCGTTGGGGGGTTACTATAAACTTAATGTGGGCATGGGTACTTACAATCCCTGTCAGTGCGTTGCTTGCCAGCATCATCTATTTGATCGTAGACTTTATTGGTATTAAATAA
- a CDS encoding DUF47 family protein produces MKINTLLSIFAPKDVKFLPMLAETASILAQSSIYLQELFSCEDKEHRDELCRLIKAEEVKGDIVTGSIIHELNNTFITPFDREDVHALADVMDDVIDVINRSAQKVLLYQPHYFPKHAASLVEIIKKGSDEILSAANELSNMKKTDLRLRAHCKEIKRLEEEADAVYEEAIMSLFKEEKSSVELIKLKEIIQELEKAVNKINSTGKVITTILVKYA; encoded by the coding sequence ATGAAAATCAATACTTTATTGAGCATATTTGCTCCAAAAGATGTTAAGTTTCTCCCAATGCTGGCAGAAACGGCTTCCATTCTGGCTCAGTCATCTATCTATCTTCAAGAGCTTTTCTCTTGCGAAGATAAAGAACACAGAGATGAATTATGCAGGTTGATTAAAGCTGAAGAGGTGAAAGGCGATATCGTTACCGGAAGTATCATCCATGAATTGAACAACACCTTCATTACTCCTTTTGACAGAGAAGACGTCCATGCTCTTGCAGATGTTATGGATGATGTTATTGATGTGATCAACCGTTCTGCACAAAAAGTGCTTCTCTACCAACCCCACTATTTCCCCAAACACGCTGCTTCGCTGGTTGAAATCATCAAGAAAGGCAGCGATGAAATTCTAAGTGCAGCAAACGAGTTATCTAATATGAAGAAAACCGACCTTCGTCTTCGTGCTCATTGCAAAGAAATAAAAAGGTTGGAAGAAGAAGCTGATGCTGTTTACGAAGAAGCTATTATGTCTCTTTTTAAAGAAGAGAAAAGCTCTGTTGAACTGATCAAACTCAAAGAAATTATTCAGGAGCTTGAGAAAGCAGTAAATAAGATTAATAGCACGGGAAAAGTGATCACTACTATCCTCGTAAAATACGCTTAG
- a CDS encoding AI-2E family transporter produces the protein MLDKKITFDSFIRMVLGMGIIVGVLMLIERLSGVLLPFFIAWLIAYLLYPLVKFFQYKLRLRNRAIAIICALLTLVLVAGGASYLLIPPAIEEFGRVQDLLTIYFADGIDSTNIPKVLSKFIHQNVDMEAINKMLSQENIAEATKNILPRLWTLLSDSIDFLFSILASLIILLYVVFILLDYESIAEGWIRLLPEKYRYFATALVQDVQKGMNNYFRGQALVALCVGILFCIGFLIIDFPLAIGLGVFIGVLNLVPYLKIIGFIPTIALAILKAADTGGNFWIILASAFAVFAIIQTIEDVIIVPKVMGKITGLNPAIILLSLSIWGSLMGILGMIIALPITTLLLSYYQRFIVGHERINQKVKESSDNQSTKSYEEK, from the coding sequence ATGTTAGACAAGAAAATAACATTTGATAGTTTTATCCGCATGGTATTGGGGATGGGCATTATTGTAGGTGTCTTGATGCTCATCGAACGATTGAGCGGTGTATTATTGCCATTTTTCATTGCATGGCTCATTGCTTATCTTCTTTATCCGTTAGTTAAGTTCTTCCAATATAAACTACGATTGCGTAACAGAGCCATAGCAATTATCTGCGCATTGCTAACCTTAGTTCTAGTAGCCGGAGGAGCTTCCTACTTACTAATACCCCCTGCCATTGAAGAGTTTGGTAGAGTACAAGATTTACTGACTATTTACTTTGCAGATGGAATAGATAGTACTAACATACCTAAGGTTTTATCAAAGTTCATACACCAGAACGTAGATATGGAAGCAATTAATAAAATGCTTAGTCAGGAAAATATAGCCGAAGCAACCAAAAACATTCTACCTAGATTGTGGACATTGTTATCTGACTCCATCGACTTCTTATTTAGTATATTGGCCTCTCTTATCATATTACTTTATGTAGTTTTCATTTTATTGGACTATGAATCGATTGCTGAAGGATGGATTCGTTTATTGCCTGAAAAGTATCGTTATTTTGCTACAGCATTAGTACAAGATGTCCAAAAAGGGATGAATAACTACTTTAGAGGACAAGCACTGGTAGCACTCTGTGTAGGCATCCTGTTCTGCATCGGTTTCTTAATCATCGATTTTCCACTGGCAATAGGACTAGGAGTTTTTATTGGTGTATTAAACTTAGTTCCCTATCTAAAAATTATTGGTTTTATACCCACTATTGCCCTAGCAATATTAAAAGCAGCCGATACAGGAGGTAATTTCTGGATTATACTTGCATCTGCATTTGCCGTTTTTGCAATAATACAAACGATAGAAGATGTAATAATCGTACCCAAAGTTATGGGTAAGATAACAGGATTAAACCCTGCAATCATCCTGCTGTCTCTTTCAATTTGGGGGAGTTTAATGGGAATATTAGGCATGATCATAGCCCTACCTATAACAACTCTTCTACTTTCATATTATCAACGCTTCATTGTTGGCCACGAGAGAATTAATCAAAAAGTAAAAGAATCATCTGATAATCAGTCAACAAAGAGCTATGAAGAAAAATAA